The Cucurbita pepo subsp. pepo cultivar mu-cu-16 chromosome LG08, ASM280686v2, whole genome shotgun sequence genome contains a region encoding:
- the LOC111800198 gene encoding NKAP-like protein, whose translation MARLGSILEIPDRRHRCDGQNGGHRRRSSSPGYADVGRSPRADGDQNGVPKRFGRAGGRAYLDRNGRASEESDSDEELKGLKYEEYRRLKRQKLRKALKHCIWRVTPSPPRNEKDEYEDRADEISDKYGDDGDLSDCSERKKHEEKYVSDKTKNSDSASDSELPDAKSRRRRRLKISGSRHTSRKSSLSETESDSDTESEEESESEEEIRRRRKKSKSIRSHKKKKKKSRYSDREDSEGSETDDSDDSDRNVHSTTMFSTFT comes from the coding sequence ATGGCTAGGTTAGGGTCTATCCTCGAAATTCCTGATAGAAGACACCGATGCGATGGACAAAACGGCGGTCATCGTCGTCGATCTTCCTCGCCTGGCTACGCGGACGTTGGACGGAGCCCTAGGGCTGATGGAGACCAGAACGGTGTACCCAAGAGATTTGGGCGTGCCGGAGGGCGGGCGTATCTGGACAGGAATGGAAGAGCATCTGAAGAGTCGGATTCGGATGAGGAGCTGAAGGGGTTGAAGTATGAGGAATATCGGAGGTTGAAGAGGCAGAAGCTCCGGAAGGCATTGAAGCATTGTATTTGGAGAGTGACCCCTAGTCCACCTAGGAATGAGAAGGACGAGTATGAGGACAGGGCTGATGAGATTTCGGACAAATATGGCGACGATGGAGATTTAAGTGACTGTAgcgaaagaaagaaacatgaAGAGAAATATGTATCTgataaaacaaagaattctGACTCTGCCTCTGATTCCGAATTACCTGATGCAAAATcaagaaggaggaggaggttgAAGATTTCGGGTTCCAGGCATACAAGTAGAAAATCGTCACTTAGTGAAACAGAGTCGGACAGCGACACCGAGAGTGAGGAGGAAAGTGAATCAGAGGAAGAAATccggaggagaagaaaaaagtctAAGAGTATTAGGAGtcataagaagaagaagaagaagagtagaTACAGCGATAGGGAGGACAGTGAAGGAAGTGAGACAGATGATTCTGATGATAGCGACCGTAATGTTCACTCTACCACCATGTTTTCAACATTtacttga
- the LOC111800592 gene encoding transcription factor MYBC1-like: MREDDSNWFSKWDQELPSPDELMPLSQTLITPDLALAFDIRNPDSSINNNNNNHHHPPPPPPPVPIQPSSADFGDSGDYVSGAGDGDEPARTLKRPRLVWTPQLHKRFVDAVGHLGIKNAVPKTIMQLMSVDGLTRENVASHLQKYRLYLKRMQGISGGSGGGVSGGAGLVSPVSDPATDHLFASSPVPPHFLHSSRANSDHFLPFVPVGALQHHHQMAAAAAAQYHRQVAHFGSPPNGQFEHPFLARPVHRIGTPVTTPATNYSEDLDSSNGTGGRKVLTLFPTGND, translated from the coding sequence ATGAGGGAAGATGATTCTAATTGGTTTTCAAAATGGGATCAGGAGCTTCCCTCTCCTGATGAATTGATGCCTCTTTCCCAAACCCTTATCACCCCTGATCTTGCTTTGGCATTTGATATCAGAAACCCAGATAGTTccatcaacaacaacaacaacaaccaccACCACCCACCGCCTCCGCCGCCTCCGGTGCCAATCCAGCCGAGTTCGGCCGATTTTGGGGATTCTGGTGATTATGTGTCTGGCGCCGGCGATGGAGACGAACCTGCGCGGACCCTGAAGAGGCCGCGCCTGGTCTGGACTCCACAGCTCCACAAGCGATTTGTCGACGCGGTCGGCCATTTGGGAATAAAAAATGCTGTACCTAAAACCATAATGCAGTTGATGAGCGTGGATGGGTTAACTCGTGAGAACGTGGCTAGCCATTTGCAGAAATATCGCCTCTATTTGAAGCGTATGCAGGGGATTTCCGGCGGCAGTGGCGGCGGAGTTAGTGGCGGTGCTGGATTAGTTTCACCCGTTTCAGATCCTGCTACCGACCATTTGTTCGCCAGCTCTCCAGTTCCGCCGCATTTTCTTCACTCCTCTCGGGCTAATTCCGACCATTTCCTGCCGTTTGTGCCCGTCGGCGCTCTGCAGCACCACCACCAGATGgccgccgccgctgccgcTCAATACCACCGACAAGTAGCCCATTTTGGGTCTCCGCCGAATGGGCAGTTTGAGCATCCGTTTTTAGCTCGGCCTGTTCACCGGATTGGGACCCCTGTGACTACCCCGGCGACGAATTACAGCGAGGATTTGGATTCGAGTAATGGAACAGGAGGGAGGAAGGTTCTCACTCTTTTCCCCACCGGAAACGATTAA